A region from the Brassica napus cultivar Da-Ae chromosome C8, Da-Ae, whole genome shotgun sequence genome encodes:
- the LOC106383266 gene encoding uncharacterized protein LOC106383266 has protein sequence MDDWTSLGPLIELIGERGPAVTGLSINAVVVDALTSDGWCFERSRSRNPIITLLRESMPDAQPILSSEVDDTYVWATNGQNSSETFSTSETWKTLFPCTLEVFWHEVIWFSGRIPKHIDNICSLTTTSVDRCGLSSPIAAVGTSKASILFEDGLRWLKNPSREKNVKLIVRLLHQACLYLIWKERNSRIHTDVARPPEAIIAEIKQIIRLRLDPLARAQTLVHREDSVLATWFSIF, from the exons ATGGATGATTGGACCTCTCTTGGTCCTCTTATTGAGCTGATAGGTGAGAGAGGACCAGCTGTTACTGGATTGAGCATTAATGCAGTGGTGGTAGATGCTCTAACAAGTGATGGGTGGTGTTTTGAGCGAAGTAGAAGCAGGAATCCGATCATCACATTGCTCAGAGAGAGTATGCCTGATGCGCAACCAATTTTGAGCTCAGAGGTTGATGATACTTATGTTTGGGCCACTAATGGTCAGAATAGTTCAGAGACATTCTCCACTAGTGAGACTTGGAAGACTCTTTTTCCTTGCACGTTGGAAGTATTTTGGCATGAAGTGATTTGGTTCTCAGGACGTATTCCGAAGCAT ATAGACAACATATGTTCTTTGACTACGACTTCAGTAGACAGGTGTGGTCTTTCTTCACCAATAGCTGCAGTTGGTACCTCCAAGGCTTCAATCCTGTTCGAAGATGGCCTAAGATGGTTGAAGAATCCATCGAGGGAAAAGAATGTGAAGTTGATTGTGAGGTTACTCCACCAGGCTTGTCTCTATCTTATTTGGAAGGAGAGAAACTCAAGAATACACACAGATGTAGCTAGACCACCTGAGGCCATTATTGCTGAGATTAAGCAAATCATTCGGCTAAGGCTGGATCCTCTAGCTCGGGCTCAAACGCTAGTTCACCGAGAAGACTCGGTTCTGGCCACTTGGTTTTCTATATTCTAG